In a single window of the Orcinus orca chromosome 9, mOrcOrc1.1, whole genome shotgun sequence genome:
- the TSPAN13 gene encoding tetraspanin-13, producing the protein MVCGGFACSKNCLCALNLLYTLVSLLLIGIAAWGIGFGLISSLRVVGVVIAVGIFLFLIALVGLIGAVKHHQVLLFFYMIILLLVFIVQFSVSCACLALNQEQQGQLLEVGWNNTASARNDIQRNLNCCGFRSFNPNDTCLASCVKSSHQCSPCAPIIGKYAGEVLRFVGGIGLFFSFTEILGVWLTYRYRNQKDPRANPSAFL; encoded by the exons TTGGTTAGTCTGCTGCTCATTGGAATTGCAGCGTGGGGCATCGGCTTCGGGCTGATTTCCAGTCTCCGGGTGGTCGGTGTGGTCATCGCAGTGGGCATCTTCTTGTTCCTGATTGCTTTAGTGGGGCTGATTGGAGCCGTGAAACACCATCAGGTGTTGCTTTTTTTT TACATGATTATTCTCTTACTTGTATTTATTGTACAGTTTTCCGTATCATGTGCTTGTTTAGCCCTGAACCAGGAGCAACAG GGTCAGCTTTTGGAAGTTGGTTGGAACAATACAGCAAGTGCTCGAAATGACATCCAGAGAAATTTAAACTGCTGTGGGTTCCGAAGTTTTAACCCAAATGACACCTGTCTGGCT AGCTGTGTGAAAAGCAGCCACCAGTGCTCACCCTGCGCTCCAATAATAGGAAAATACGCAGGAGAAGTTTTGAGATTTGTTGGCGGCATTGGCCTCTTCTTCAGTTTTACAGAG ATCCTGGGTGTTTGGCTGACCTACAGATACAGGAACCAGAAAGATCCTCGTGCTAATCCTAGTGCATTCCTTTga
- the AGR2 gene encoding anterior gradient protein 2 homolog, with protein MEKISVSAFLLLVALSYTLAKETTVKPGAKKDTKDSQPKLPQTLSRGWGDQLIWTQTYEEALHKSRTSNKPLMIIHHLDECPHSQALKKAFAENKEIQKLAEQFVLLNLVYETTDKHLSPDGQYVPRIMFVDPSLTVRADITGRYSNRLYAYEPSDMALLLDNMRKALKFLKTEL; from the exons ATGGAGAAGATTTCAGTGTCAGCATTCTTGCTACTTGTGGCCCTCTCCTACACTCTGGCCAAAGAAACCACAGTCAAACCAGGAGCTAAGAAGGACACAAAGGACTCTCAACCCAAACTGCCCCAGACCCTCTCCAGAG GTTGGGGCGATCAACTCATCTGGACTCAGACATATGAAGAAGCTTTACACAAATCCAGGACAAG CAATAAACCCTTGATGATTATTCATCACTTGGACGAATGCCCACACAGTCAAG CTTTAAAGAAGGCATTtgctgaaaataaagaaatccagAAATTGGCAGAGCAGTTTGTCCTCCTCAATCTAGTT tatgaaacaactgacaaacaCCTTTCTCCTGATGGCCAGTACGTCCCCAGGATTATGTTTGTTG ACCCATCCCTGACAGTTAGAGCCGACATCACTGGAAGATACTCAAATCGTCTCTATGCTTACGAACCTTCGGATATGGCTCTAT TGCTTGACAACATGAGGAAAGCTCTCAAGTTCCTGAAGACTGAAttgtag